The following proteins are encoded in a genomic region of Bernardetia sp. MNP-M8:
- a CDS encoding metallophosphoesterase family protein gives MKIGIISDTHSYLDPQVKNYFKDCDQLWHAGDIGSIEVADELEAFKPTIFVYGNIDDQKMRVRYPKNQIFDCEGLKVFMTHIGGYPPNYKPEVKKELDEIKPRIFVCGHSHILKIMPDAKRNLIHFNSGAAGKHGFHHMRTLIRLEINNSKITNVEVIELGKRGTITEEDNL, from the coding sequence ATGAAAATAGGAATTATTTCAGACACACATTCATATTTAGACCCACAAGTAAAAAATTACTTTAAAGATTGCGATCAACTTTGGCACGCAGGAGATATTGGAAGTATAGAAGTAGCAGATGAATTAGAAGCCTTCAAACCTACTATTTTTGTCTACGGAAACATTGACGACCAAAAAATGAGAGTTCGTTATCCCAAAAATCAGATTTTTGATTGTGAAGGACTGAAAGTTTTTATGACACATATTGGAGGTTATCCACCAAATTATAAACCAGAAGTGAAGAAAGAATTAGATGAAATAAAACCTAGAATTTTTGTGTGTGGGCATTCGCATATTTTAAAAATAATGCCTGATGCTAAAAGAAATTTGATACATTTTAATTCGGGCGCAGCAGGAAAACATGGTTTTCATCACATGAGAACACTTATTCGATTAGAAATAAACAACTCCAAAATCACAAATGTAGAAGTGATAGAACTAGGAAAACGAGGAACAATTACAGAGGAAGATAACTTATAA